Part of the Triticum urartu cultivar G1812 chromosome 2, Tu2.1, whole genome shotgun sequence genome, ttagtttagttaggccgactagatcgatttttcttgccatgggaagaggtgctttatGATGacttcgatcttatggtgctcaatcccagtgatagaaggggaaatgacacgtatgtatcgttgccattaaggataacaagaccAGGTTTATTCCTATATGagtagatcttgtctacatcatgtcatcgttcttattgcattactccgtttctccatgaacttaatacactagatgcatgctggatactGGTCGATGTGTgcaataatagtagtagatgcaggcatgagtcggtctactaatcttggatgatgactatataatgatcattgtctagatatcgtcatgattatttaaagttctatcaattgcccaacagtaatttgtttacccactgtatgccattttttctcgagagaagccactagtgaaatctacagcccccgggtctcttctttatcatatttgccttcgagatctatttttatttgtttttatttttagatctattaatccaaaaatagAGGAAGAACTATGATCAGAGGAAGCATAGGGATCAGATCTAGCAAGAAACTACATGAACCCTATCTCGGCACATGAAGCGAAGAACACAAAAAGCAAGATAAACTAAGATAGAGAGGGTCAACAAGACAAGAATACCTGAAAAAAGATGAGATGCAGCAAAGGCAATCCTACAGCAACCAAACCCCCGATTGGAAAGTCCTGCAAACACCATAGATAACCATAGAAAAGCACCTAGGTAAGCAGATCTAGCCGAGAAACAGATAGCACAAGAAGATGTATGAGCAGAGGAAGCATAAGGAGGAGATCTAGCAACTAAATCCCCGAACCCTAGCTTGGGACAAGAAGAGGAGAAGCCAGAGACTGAGgcggagagggggggggggagtggCTGACAaccacgagggggggggggggataagACGAGAAGAGCGGCGACGGTCTGCGTTCCACCGAAATGGGCCGGGCTGCATAACGGGCGCGCACAACGGACGTCACCCGCGCACCGCACGAGCCCAGCAACAACCAGATCGACTGACCCAAACTACGGCTCAATCGACGCTAGCTAGCCCAAATGAATAGGACAAAGCACTCCAGGAAAAAAACGCACGCATCTCAAATCATGATCCAACGGACCAGAAACCGACTGACGTAAAAGTCAAAACTCAGCTGACTGAAAAGTAGCTAAATTGTTTATTTTTTGTTCAACACACATGGCAAATTAGTCTACCATGGCAATCATTTTTTTCGCCACGTTTTTTCTGTTGAAGTTCCCATCATCTCATTTTGAATATCTGTTTGTAAATTTATATATTAGAGGATGGCAGTTTCCAAAATTGTAATATCACATTGGTTTTATACACATTCACAACATGAAAAACTGTAATTTTCTGTACTTTGTTCCCTTTTCTTGTTCTTTTTTGTTTCTGGCATCTTCCTCCAAAAATAACTTTTTTAACTGGGCATGTAGGCCAAATAGGTGGTCGCGTTGGGCTCCTGGAGCGAACGCTCCACAGGACTGAATTCGTTCGCTGCGAGTTTCCTCGCAGACCGAACCTTTCGTTCGGGACGGGAGTGTCCCAGACCGAACGATCGGCCATTATCGACGTCATAAATTTTTCTATCCTTTTCTATCTTTTCTTTTGAAATTCCTTTTCTATCTATACTATTTGAACGCGCGTGATGGTTTTTAGGTTCCCTGAGTATCCTGCGTTATGCACTTCTCCACCAGGCGTGTATCTTTGGGTTAGTCGCTTAGAGATCGATAGACCATGTTTCTGATACCCCGGATTCTATATATCCGGTAGGTTGTTGTTTGCGCGATTTGTATCCATCATCAGGCAACAGCCGGCTATATATACACGCCGAACTAGATTCGTAAGTACTCGTACGTATAGTATACCTATTCATCACCGCGATTCGCCGATTTGCCTTTTTTGCTTTCGGAGGAAGGTAGTTGTCGCCGTACGTAGATCGCAAAGTAAGGACCAGCTAGCGGAGGAGATCGAAGATGGCTAGCTTTCAGGTGGCCGACGCGTCGGAGTATCTGGCCATCACCGGCTGGGGCATCGACGACGTCAAGCTCGCCAAGAAGGCGTGGGTTTTTATGGGGCAGCAGTGCAAGAAGTTCAGCATCTCGCCGGTGAACTATGAGTTCGAGGTGCACACCATCTTCATACTCCCCGCGGTCTTCACCATCGGCCCCAAGATCACAGCCGCCGGGGGCGAGGAGTCGGACAGGAAGGACCTTGAGGCGCAGCTCCTCTTGTACGCCAAGCTCATCGCGCCGCTGCACAGCTCGAGGAGCCACGTCCAGGAGCTCGTCAAGGGGATCATCGAGGGAGAGACCCGTGTGCTCGCCGCCGAGCTCACCATGAAGGAGATCTTCAAGGGCACCAAGACCTTTAAGGAGAAGGTGTTCAACCGGGTGCAGCTGGAGCTCAACCAGTTCGGCCTCGTCATCTACAACGCCAACGTGAAGCAGCTGGTGGACGTGCCGGGGCACGAGTACTTCTCCTACCTCGGCCAGAAGACGCAGCAGGACGCGGCGAACCAGGCCAAGGTGGACGTGGCGGAGGCCCGGATGAAGGGAGAGGTGGGAGCCAAGAAGAGGGAGGGGCTGACGCGGCAGAATGCGGCAAAGGTGGACGCCGAGACCAAGGTGCTGTCGGTGCGGCAGCAGGGCCAGGGGCTCAAGGAGGAGGCCAAGTTCAAGGCCGAGGTGCAGGTGTTCGAGAATGAAAGGGCGGCGGAGATCGCCGCGGCCAAGGCCGAGCTTGCCATGAAGAAGGCCGGGTGGGACAAGCAGGCCAAGGTGGCCGAGGTCGAGGCGGCCAAGGCCGTCGCCATCCGCGAGGCCGAACTTCAGATGGAGGTCGAGCGCAAGAACGCCATGCGCCAGACCGAGAAGCTCAAGGCCGAGCAGCTCAGCAAGGCAACCGTGCACTATGATACACAGGCAAGTAACTAACCTACATGTATACATATAGTATATTACGTAgtcgcatgcatgcatgcatatacAGGTTCCGTTGATTTTTACGTgtgtgtgttttatcattatgaCTTGTGCTTGTAGGTTCAAGAATCAAATGCGCAACTCTATAGCAGGCAGAAGGCGGCGGAGGCAAAGCTGTTTGAGCAGATGAGGGTGGCGGAGGCGCGCAAGGCGCAGGCCGACGCGCACTTCTTCGAGCAGAAGATGGCCGAGGACGCCAAGCTCTACGCCAAGCAGAAGGAGGCAGAGTCCGTGGGCTTGGTGGGCAAGGCCAAGACGGAGTACGTGGCGTCCATGCTCCAGGCGCTCGGTGGCAACTACCACGCGCTCAGGGACTACCTCATGATCGACGGCGGCGTGTACGCCGAGATGGCGCGCATCAACGCCGGCGCGGTCAACGGCATGCAGCCCAAGATCAGCATCTGGAGCAACGGCGGTGGCGCGGACGGTGCCGGGAACGCGGCCGGAGAGGCCGCAGCTGGCAGCGCGCTGCAGCAGGTGGCCGGGGTGTACAAGATGCTGCCGCCGCTTCTGTCCACGGTGCACGAGCAGACCGGGATGCTGCCGCCGGCGTGGATGGGTGCACTGCCCAAGGACGATGCTGCTACCAACTGATCGTCCTAGTGCGCGCGTTCGAATTTCGTTTGTTCGGCGTTGTCCCAATATTacttagtttttttttctttaaATGAATATTACTTAGTTAAGATTGTTATTTCCGACAGACACACTATATATTTCTTGTAGCAGATTTCCTATTCAGAAGTTGCCGAGAACAAATATTACTCTTAGGTCGATCAACTTTACTACTACCATGAACTTTTGAGTTGCACAAAAGGTTGTTTATATGTTTGTGTGTTTTTCTTACTGTATGGTACTGCTAATTATCATTAATCCCCTCCCCCACCCCCCACACATAACTAAGAGCAACTTCAACAGCCGCGCGAAACGACGCGCGCGCGGTAAATGCAGCCTTTAGCGTGCGCGGGGCGTTTTGCCGCGCTCCAGCAGCGGCGGGAAAACCACGCGCGCAGGAACCGCTTGCGCGCGCGCGAAAAGGCGCCAGCTCGCGAGCCATTTTTTGCGCACCGCTTCCGGCGCGCTTATAAAGTGCGGCACGCGCCACGTGCCTCTTCACGCCTCCTCTtcttctcttcctctctctctctctttctctgccACGCGCCGCTCCAGCGTCCCGCCACCGACGCGCCGCCATGCCGCCGCGCCGTCGAGCAGTGTCCGGCTACCGCGGCGTCCGCCTGCGCCCCAACGGCGGCTACTACATGGAGATACGCTCCGGCGATCTCTGACTCGGCCTCGGCACGTACGGGACGGCGCGCGAGGCCGGCCGCGCGtacgacgcggcggcgtggcgtCTAGGTCGGCCGCGCGGCCAGATGAACTTCCAAGATGTCTACACGCTCCAGCAAGCGCTCGACCGTGCCCCGCCGCCGCGTCTGAACACGCCACAAGACCGTGCGGAGCACGCCGAGcggcagcgccgcctcctcgtcgcccaGGAGGACGAGCGGGTCATGGCGGAGTGGCGCCACCACTGTTGTGTCAAACTTGTCTCCGAAGGCTGCATGTCGGCAGCATGCATGCACCAGTAGTAGCAGATTACTTAGCTATGAAGGCAGTAGCAGTAAGTTGGCAAGATCATTTTGATTTTCTACTATTGTAGGTCAGCAGTGACGTAGAAGCTGTTGATGATGTAAGGGCTGAGCTCAAGCAGCTCATATGTCGGTTTGTAAGTGCTATATAAACAGCACCACCCCTCCCGTTGTAACTCACTCAAGTTAGCACCAAAGCAATCCAAGAGTAGTAGTACTACAACCAGCCTCACTACGTGAGCATCTCCACAACGAGTGTGTGCGTGCTTCACTTGTGTCCTGCTAGCTTCAGTTAGCTGCAGTATAGATCGTCTGTGCCTCTGATCCTCGGCAGTTCTGCCAGTAGATAGTTTGGGCCAACAATTGGCATCAGAGCCTTAGGTTATGCCGAAGCATATGCCGAAGGAAGGCGTCGCCGGCGACGGCTCCAAGACCGCCGAGCATAGCTCGGCTGAGGACACCCGTGCGGCGGACGCGCTCGCGCTGCGAGGCAGGCCGGGAGGTGAGCTGGGTGCGCCACGCTCCGTGCGTGACGTGGGCATGTCCAGcacctccttccctctcctcacGCGGACCAACTACCCCAGTTGGTTGTTCATGATGAAAGTCATCATGGAGGCGCGGCATATGTGGAAAGCTGTGGAAACCGGCGATGTCGAGTATGAGGAGGACCGGCTGGCGATGGAGGCGATCTTGCGCTCCGTCCCAGAGGAGATGGTGCTCACCCTTGGCGCCAAGGAGACCGCCAAGGAAGCATGGGACACCATCAAGACTCTGCGCATCGGCGTGGAGCGCGTACGGGAGTCGAAGGCCCAGACCTTGCGCCTCCAGTACGAGGAGATCCGGTTTAAGGCCGGTCAACAAGTCGACGACTTCGCCTTGCGGCTGCAAGGTCTCGTCAACGAGCTCGCAACGCTCGGAGCCCATCGACAACAAGATGGTGATTCTCAAGTTCCTCCGCGTCGTCCCCAGGCAGTACAAGCAACTGGCCTGGTCCATCGAGAGTTTGGTGGATCTCTCCACCATGACGATCGAGGAGCTGGTAGGGCGGCTGAAGGTCGTCGAGGAGCGCGGCGACGAAGCCGACAACCGTGCTGGCGGCAAACTACTGCTCACCAGGGAGCAGTGGGACGCGCAACTTCAGCAGCGCGGCCGCGATGGCTCTTCCGGCAGTGGGGGAGGCGCCCCCACGGGAAGCAGAGGTCGCGGCAGAGGCGGAGACCGCGCCCAGAGCGGCAGCGGCAACTGCGGTCGCAAGCCAAGCCAGGCAGGGCGAGGCGCTAGCAACGGTGGCAAGTGCCGCTACTGCAACATGCCGGGTCACTGGATCCGGGATTGCCGCAGGAGGAAAGCCGACGAGGCAGCCACGGCAATGACAAACCTCGTCCAAGCTGACGTGGACGGCGGGCCGGCAATGATGCTGGCAAGAGTGGAGCCCGTGCAGGAGAGCACATCGTCTCTCGCGACCACGGCTCCGACAACCACCCATTCCGTGCAGGAGGCGCGGAACCCGTCCACGGGAACCATCACTCCAGTGACAGGCCATACCTCGACAACGACGTTTTCGGGGCCTGTCGACTGGGAGGCGATGAAGGCTCGGGTGTGGGGGAGCCACACCCCGGCGACGGCGTCCCTGAACTCGGGACCCAACGAGGTCGCGCAAGTTGGCGCGGCAACGACGCATATGGCGGACCATGCTCCGACCATGATGCTGGCAACCATCGACTCCGTGCAGGAGCGCACGGAGACTCAGGTCAGCCGCACCCCGACAACAAAGTGTTCGGGGTCCACCGTGTTGACGGGAGATGGCTCCCTGACCACGGCATGTGCGTGCGGCTACGTCTTCCTCAACGAGGAGAGAGTCGTGACCACGCCCACGCTTGCAGGCGGCAAGCAAAGTGAGGGTTGGTTCCTCGACACCGGCGCCACGAACCACATGACTGGTTCGGTCGACGCGTTCGTGGAGCTGGACCGCTCAATCACCGGGAAGGTGCGGTTCGCGGACGGATCCGTGGTGGAGATCCACGGGCGCGGGACCGTCGCCTTCGCCGACAAAGGGGGTGATCATAGGGCATTCACGGACGTCTACTTCATCCCGGCGCTCAAGAGCAGCGTCGTGAGTGTTGGACAGCTCGACGAGGGCTGGTTCGACATCGGCATCCGGCGCGGTGTTCTCACCATGCGCGACCAGTAGAAGAGGCTGCTCATCGAGGTAACCCACTCGGCAAACCGCCTCTACAAGCTCTTCTTTCGACCCGTGCATCCTGTGTGCCTTGCCGTGGGCCATGTCTCCGACGCGTGGCGTTGGCATGCCCGGCTAGGACACCAGCACTTCGACGGGTTGCGGAAGATGGCGCGAGGCAACCTCGTTCATGGGCTACCTCACATCGAGCACGCCGACGAGTTGTGTGATGCGTGTCTTGCCGGGAAGCAGTGGCGCCTGCCCTTTCCCGAGAAGGCACGCTATCGGGCGCAGAAACCCCTGGAGCTGGTTCATGGGGACCTCTGCGGCCCAATCACCCCGGCAATGCCAGGAGGGCGTCGCTACATCCTGCTGCTCGTCGATGACTATAGCAGGTTCATGTGGGTGCTGCTCCTCGCCTCCAAGGATGAGGCGAAGCGAGCCATCGTCAAGCAGCAAATGGCAGCAGAGGTCGAGTGTGGCCACAAGCTGCGCGTGCTGCGCACGGACCGTGGCGGCGAGTTCACGTCGGCCACGTTCTACAAGCACTGCGATGAGAAAGGGGTGCAACGTCACCTCACAGCCCCTTACTCGCCGCAGCAAAATGGCGTCGTCAAGTGGAGGAACCAGACGGTGCTCGGGATGGCACGCTGCATGCTCAAGGCAAAGCAGGTGCTGAGCACGTATTGGGGGGAGGCCGTGCTCACAGCCGTCTTCATCCTCAACCGCTCCTTCACAAGGAGTGTCGATGGAAAAACACCTTACGAGGCGTGGTATGGGAGGAAACCCGATGTACGCTTCCTCCGCACCTTTGGCTGCGTCGGGCACGTCAAGATGACGCGCCCACAGCTGAAGAAGCTCGACGACAGGAGCACCCCAATGGTGTTCATGGGCTACGAGACGGGCTCTAAGGCGTACAAGATGTACGACCCCGTCTCAAAGCATGTGCATGTCTCGCGCGATGTCATCTTCGACGAAGACGCGCGATGGACTTGGGAGGCGTCGGGGGAGGCCCCGGCAAGCAGCTCCTTCACCGTGGAGTACCCGATGTACTCTAGGACCCCGGGAAACAAGACTCCGGGAAGTTCCACCCCAGGAAGCCCGGGAAGTGTGGATCCGGGAACCGCAACCCCGAGAACACCGTCCCCGGGTACATTGTCCCCGGACACCCCGACGTCAAGCAAGGTGGGTCCCGGGAGGCAGT contains:
- the LOC125537042 gene encoding flotillin-like protein 2, translated to MASFQVADASEYLAITGWGIDDVKLAKKAWVFMGQQCKKFSISPVNYEFEVHTIFILPAVFTIGPKITAAGGEESDRKDLEAQLLLYAKLIAPLHSSRSHVQELVKGIIEGETRVLAAELTMKEIFKGTKTFKEKVFNRVQLELNQFGLVIYNANVKQLVDVPGHEYFSYLGQKTQQDAANQAKVDVAEARMKGEVGAKKREGLTRQNAAKVDAETKVLSVRQQGQGLKEEAKFKAEVQVFENERAAEIAAAKAELAMKKAGWDKQAKVAEVEAAKAVAIREAELQMEVERKNAMRQTEKLKAEQLSKATVHYDTQVQESNAQLYSRQKAAEAKLFEQMRVAEARKAQADAHFFEQKMAEDAKLYAKQKEAESVGLVGKAKTEYVASMLQALGGNYHALRDYLMIDGGVYAEMARINAGAVNGMQPKISIWSNGGGADGAGNAAGEAAAGSALQQVAGVYKMLPPLLSTVHEQTGMLPPAWMGALPKDDAATN